Proteins co-encoded in one Kribbella qitaiheensis genomic window:
- a CDS encoding IS30 family transposase: MTRAAGEVGVNVRTGRDWRRGVRKVGNTRVRPDGMVVDYGTGTRYFISMTRPADAVISDRYLSLDDRLAIADGLVNKHTLTAIAAGIGKHKSTICREIRAHSVEGIYLPHQAHRDAASARARPKTSKLAVDPVLRERVEQGLETKLSPEQISHRLVKDFPDDESMRVSHETIYQALYFQARGGLKREVQTALRTGRTRRKPQRQPGQRQHRFVDEMIMISERPAEVEDRAVPGHWEGDLIMGEGNRSAIATLVERTTRYTLLVHLPGSHEAEPVRDGLIKAMQTLPEHLRGSLTWDQGCEMARHKQFSIATDMAVYFCDPHSPWQRGTNENTNGLLRQYFPKGTDLSVHGPEDLEHVAQELNQRPRKTLGWDTPAERLRDLLTT; the protein is encoded by the coding sequence ATCACTCGTGCGGCCGGCGAGGTGGGCGTGAACGTGCGCACCGGGCGGGACTGGCGTCGAGGGGTCCGCAAGGTGGGCAACACGCGGGTCCGTCCGGATGGGATGGTCGTGGACTACGGCACCGGAACCCGGTACTTCATTTCCATGACCCGACCGGCTGATGCTGTGATCAGTGACCGTTACCTGTCGTTGGACGATCGGCTGGCGATCGCTGACGGGCTGGTCAACAAGCACACGTTGACCGCGATCGCGGCCGGTATCGGCAAGCACAAGTCCACGATCTGCCGCGAGATCCGCGCGCACAGCGTCGAGGGCATCTACCTGCCGCACCAGGCCCACCGTGACGCCGCGTCGGCCAGGGCCCGGCCCAAGACCTCCAAGCTGGCCGTTGATCCGGTACTACGGGAGCGGGTCGAGCAGGGCTTGGAGACGAAGTTGTCACCAGAACAGATCTCGCACAGGCTCGTCAAAGACTTCCCCGACGACGAGAGCATGCGTGTGAGCCACGAAACGATCTACCAGGCGCTCTACTTCCAGGCCCGCGGCGGCCTGAAACGCGAAGTTCAGACAGCGTTGCGGACCGGCCGGACCCGCCGCAAACCCCAACGCCAACCAGGCCAGCGCCAGCACCGGTTCGTCGACGAGATGATCATGATCTCTGAGCGCCCTGCCGAGGTCGAAGACCGCGCGGTCCCTGGTCACTGGGAAGGCGACCTGATCATGGGCGAGGGCAACCGGTCCGCGATCGCGACCCTGGTCGAACGCACTACCCGCTACACGCTGCTGGTTCACCTGCCCGGCAGCCACGAGGCCGAACCGGTCCGTGACGGCCTCATCAAAGCGATGCAGACCCTGCCCGAGCATCTGCGCGGTTCACTGACCTGGGACCAAGGCTGCGAGATGGCGCGCCACAAACAGTTCTCCATCGCTACCGACATGGCCGTCTACTTCTGCGACCCGCACTCGCCCTGGCAGCGCGGCACCAACGAGAACACCAACGGGCTGCTCCGCCAGTACTTCCCCAAAGGCACCGACCTGTCCGTCCACGGACCCGAAGACCTCGAACACGTCGCCCAAGAACTCAACCAACGACCACGCAAAACGCTCGGCTGGGACACCCCAGCCGAGCGCTTACGTGATCTACTCACTACCTAG
- a CDS encoding tetratricopeptide repeat protein: MPGDGATLQGTVARPRLLALLDEGAQRRLVTVVADAGFGKSTLLGSWAAGRPCAWHTVRAEDRSLVAMVTALAEALRRQVPALSAVLAELQGPRGPDADAEQETRALAYAAVLAEALEQNLNDDLVLVLDDLHELHVHDPAAKLIEGLVRVAPSSLHLVVASRTAMPFGIDRLRGRGQVLEIDATAVAFTVPETAEVLHAVLGEGVEELAEPLQAAVQGWPAATRLAVEALRTVPAAERSIRLRRALRSDGPLYDYLAEEVFSVEPPSVRRLVAAVAVLPRFGAELCQAIGLIDSAETLQQLRTRGLLVSAGEADGYELNPLVRDFATDRLATDDAEITELTLQAGNWFESVGDHRDALACYQAADPAQAARMLAERGHAMVSGGLAEMVVAAVTMLPQELRDGAMDQLEGEARQVLGDWQGAEDCFDRIIEPDGEIPVAIAWRLGLIHHLRGRTDVAIATYRRGRIDGGQPTDEALLQAWWAGAHWLRGEFDDCRKLIEAAHQAAKVSRDDRALAIVHTVLAMLAAVDSDPRGNASHYLRALDHAERAGDLLQSIRIRVNRGSHHIAEGDYTLGLEELDRALELADRAGFAVFRALALNNRGEALLRLGRLDEAIGELEGSRALYQKLESKRVAQPLSVLGEVYRERGDRAMARACFEEAITMADDTKDMQSLVPSLAGLARVLAGEEPERAAELAEIAKQAVAYGPVLGQSSALVALGWVSLHAGDMGEAAAAAEQAAALCRKRRDRAGLADALELLAAADGGAEPLHEVLNIRTELGDPLGQARAELMLSRRTHGPEARDLALRAHKQFLAAGATRYAAAALAAGEETGPAPVRIECLGGFRVLRAGKPVQLGEWPSKKARDLLKILVARRCRPVARVQLLDLLWPDQGESVASPRLSVALSTVRSVLDPGKSYGADHFIGADRATIWLDGERTAVDVEGFLRDARAGLDSNELALCRAAEASYSGDFLEEDVYADWAAGMREEARALYVRVARVLADRSKRDPDVTAGYLLRILQRDQYDERAHLGLVAAFQGSGAHGEARRAYRTYVQRMTELEVEPAPYPTAPVRL; encoded by the coding sequence ATGCCTGGGGACGGGGCGACTCTGCAGGGGACTGTCGCGCGGCCGCGCCTGCTCGCGCTGCTCGACGAGGGTGCGCAGCGGCGGCTGGTGACGGTTGTCGCCGACGCCGGGTTCGGCAAGTCCACCCTGCTCGGTTCCTGGGCAGCCGGACGCCCTTGCGCCTGGCACACCGTGCGCGCCGAGGACCGCTCCCTCGTTGCCATGGTCACCGCGCTGGCGGAGGCTCTCCGGCGCCAGGTCCCGGCGCTGTCCGCAGTGCTGGCCGAGCTCCAAGGGCCTCGCGGGCCCGACGCGGACGCGGAGCAGGAGACCAGGGCACTCGCGTACGCCGCTGTGCTGGCTGAGGCGCTCGAGCAGAACCTGAACGACGACCTCGTGCTCGTCCTGGACGACCTCCACGAACTCCACGTGCACGACCCCGCAGCCAAGTTGATCGAGGGGCTGGTCCGGGTCGCGCCGTCGTCGCTGCACCTCGTGGTGGCTTCCCGTACTGCGATGCCGTTCGGGATCGACCGCCTGCGGGGGCGCGGCCAGGTGCTCGAGATCGACGCGACCGCGGTGGCGTTCACCGTGCCCGAGACTGCCGAGGTGCTCCACGCAGTACTGGGTGAAGGCGTCGAGGAGCTCGCAGAGCCGCTCCAAGCCGCAGTGCAGGGGTGGCCTGCGGCTACGCGCCTTGCAGTGGAGGCTTTGCGGACTGTGCCGGCCGCCGAGCGCTCGATCCGCTTGAGGCGCGCGCTGCGTTCGGACGGGCCGCTGTACGACTACCTGGCCGAGGAGGTCTTCTCTGTCGAGCCTCCTTCCGTACGTCGACTGGTGGCCGCCGTCGCAGTGCTGCCCCGGTTCGGTGCCGAGCTGTGCCAGGCCATCGGTCTCATCGACAGCGCCGAAACCCTTCAACAGCTTCGTACGAGAGGCCTGCTCGTCTCTGCCGGCGAAGCGGATGGGTACGAGCTCAACCCGCTGGTCCGCGACTTCGCCACCGACCGGTTGGCCACTGACGACGCGGAGATCACCGAGCTGACCCTGCAGGCAGGCAACTGGTTCGAGTCGGTCGGGGATCACCGGGACGCGCTCGCGTGCTACCAGGCAGCTGACCCGGCGCAAGCGGCTCGCATGCTGGCCGAGCGCGGGCACGCGATGGTTTCTGGCGGCCTGGCCGAGATGGTGGTCGCTGCTGTCACCATGCTGCCGCAGGAGCTGCGGGACGGCGCGATGGACCAACTGGAAGGCGAAGCCAGACAGGTCCTGGGTGACTGGCAAGGTGCCGAGGACTGCTTCGACCGGATCATCGAGCCCGACGGTGAGATCCCGGTTGCCATCGCCTGGCGGCTGGGGCTGATCCATCACCTGCGCGGCCGGACCGATGTCGCCATCGCCACCTACCGGCGGGGCAGGATCGACGGCGGGCAGCCGACTGACGAGGCCCTGCTGCAGGCGTGGTGGGCCGGCGCGCACTGGTTGCGTGGCGAGTTCGACGACTGCCGCAAGCTCATCGAAGCAGCTCACCAGGCAGCCAAGGTGTCTCGTGACGACCGTGCGCTGGCGATCGTCCACACGGTGCTTGCCATGTTGGCCGCTGTCGACAGCGACCCACGCGGCAACGCCTCCCATTACCTACGGGCCTTGGACCATGCAGAGCGCGCCGGCGACCTACTGCAGTCGATCCGCATCCGGGTGAACCGCGGATCCCATCACATCGCCGAAGGGGACTACACGCTTGGTCTGGAGGAGCTGGACCGTGCACTGGAGCTAGCGGACCGCGCGGGCTTCGCCGTGTTCCGCGCACTGGCTCTGAACAATCGCGGTGAGGCACTGCTGAGGCTAGGCCGGCTGGACGAGGCTATCGGTGAGCTGGAAGGTTCTCGGGCGCTCTACCAGAAGCTGGAATCCAAGCGGGTCGCGCAACCTCTGTCTGTCCTGGGCGAGGTGTACCGCGAGCGTGGCGACCGTGCCATGGCCAGAGCCTGCTTCGAAGAGGCAATCACGATGGCCGACGACACCAAGGACATGCAGTCGCTGGTGCCGTCCCTGGCGGGGCTGGCGCGAGTGCTGGCAGGGGAGGAGCCCGAGAGAGCAGCAGAGCTGGCCGAGATCGCCAAGCAGGCGGTCGCTTACGGGCCGGTGCTCGGTCAGTCCAGCGCACTGGTTGCCCTGGGCTGGGTGAGCTTGCATGCAGGCGACATGGGCGAGGCGGCAGCCGCTGCGGAGCAAGCAGCCGCTCTCTGTCGCAAGCGACGTGACCGGGCCGGCCTGGCCGATGCTCTGGAGCTCCTCGCAGCAGCAGACGGCGGCGCCGAGCCGCTGCACGAAGTACTGAACATCCGTACTGAGCTTGGGGATCCGCTAGGGCAGGCGCGGGCCGAGTTGATGCTGTCCCGGCGGACGCACGGTCCCGAGGCGCGGGACTTGGCTCTGCGTGCCCACAAGCAGTTCCTCGCCGCAGGAGCGACCCGCTACGCCGCAGCAGCTCTGGCTGCCGGTGAAGAGACAGGCCCCGCTCCGGTGCGCATCGAGTGCCTTGGCGGTTTCCGCGTACTGCGTGCAGGCAAGCCCGTGCAGCTGGGTGAGTGGCCGTCCAAGAAGGCCCGTGACCTGCTGAAGATCCTTGTGGCTCGTCGCTGCCGGCCAGTTGCTCGCGTGCAACTGCTCGACCTGCTCTGGCCCGACCAGGGTGAGTCGGTCGCGTCGCCGCGGTTGTCGGTGGCGCTGTCGACCGTGCGCTCCGTGCTGGACCCCGGCAAGTCGTACGGCGCAGATCACTTCATCGGCGCCGACCGCGCGACCATCTGGCTGGACGGCGAGCGGACTGCCGTCGACGTAGAGGGCTTCTTGCGGGATGCGCGAGCCGGGCTCGACAGCAACGAGCTGGCTCTGTGCCGCGCGGCAGAGGCGTCGTACAGCGGCGACTTCCTCGAAGAGGACGTGTACGCCGACTGGGCGGCGGGGATGCGCGAGGAAGCCCGTGCCCTGTACGTCCGAGTCGCCCGAGTGCTGGCCGATCGCAGCAAGCGCGACCCCGACGTAACAGCCGGCTATCTGCTCCGGATCCTCCAGCGCGACCAGTACGACGAGCGGGCGCACCTGGGACTCGTAGCGGCGTTCCAGGGCAGCGGCGCCCACGGAGAAGCACGCCGGGCCTACCGCACCTACGTGCAGCGAATGACCGAGCTGGAGGTCGAGCCGGCCCCCTACCCGACCGCCCCGGTCCGCCTTTAA
- the orn gene encoding oligoribonuclease, translating into MNDRLVWIDCEMTGLDLVADALIEVAVLVTDYELNVLGEGIDLVIAPPPAALEQMGEFVRDMHTGSGLLAELEHGIELADAEQQVLDFISGYVADPRKAALAGNSVGTDRTFLVRDMPKVESHLHYRNVDVSSIKELVRRWYPRVYYATPAKNGNHRALADITESIAELRYYRQTVFVPQPGPDTDTAKAAASAISGPISGN; encoded by the coding sequence ATGAACGACCGGCTGGTGTGGATCGACTGTGAGATGACCGGACTCGATCTGGTGGCGGACGCCTTGATCGAGGTGGCGGTCCTGGTGACCGACTACGAATTGAACGTGCTCGGCGAAGGGATCGACCTGGTGATCGCACCGCCCCCGGCGGCACTGGAACAGATGGGCGAATTCGTCCGCGACATGCACACCGGCTCCGGCCTGCTGGCCGAACTGGAGCACGGCATCGAGCTGGCCGACGCCGAGCAGCAGGTGCTCGACTTCATCTCCGGCTACGTGGCCGACCCGCGCAAGGCCGCGCTGGCCGGCAACTCGGTCGGCACGGACCGCACCTTCCTGGTCCGGGACATGCCGAAGGTCGAGTCCCACCTGCACTACCGCAACGTCGACGTCAGCTCGATCAAGGAACTCGTCCGCCGGTGGTACCCGCGCGTCTACTACGCGACCCCCGCCAAGAACGGCAACCACCGCGCGCTGGCCGACATCACCGAGAGCATCGCGGAGCTGCGGTACTACCGGCAGACCGTGTTCGTGCCCCAGCCAGGCCCCGACACCGACACCGCGAAGGCCGCCGCCAGCGCCATCTCGGGGCCGATTTCAGGGAACTGA